The following proteins come from a genomic window of Paucimonas lemoignei:
- the murI gene encoding glutamate racemase, producing MIRVAACAVSMNKASDAPVGVFDSGVGGLSVLGEIRALLPAESLLYVADAGHIPYGEKSPEFIRQRCMTIAGFFREQGAKALVLACNTATAAAGAQLREQYPGWPIVGMEPAVKPAAAATRSGVVGVLATTGTLQSAKFAALLDRFAGNVRVVTQPCPGLVELIETGDLFSPTIRALLHSYVEPLLDAGCDTIILGCTHYPFLKPLLREMIPESISLIDTGHAVARQLQRLLGQQELLAEGPARETMFWTSADPTFFGNILPALWKKSDSVRSFGL from the coding sequence GTGATCCGGGTTGCAGCGTGTGCGGTGAGCATGAACAAAGCCAGTGATGCGCCGGTCGGCGTGTTTGACTCCGGCGTGGGCGGTTTGTCGGTGTTGGGCGAAATACGCGCCCTGTTACCCGCAGAATCGCTTCTGTACGTGGCCGATGCCGGGCATATTCCCTACGGTGAAAAGTCGCCGGAATTCATTCGCCAACGCTGCATGACCATCGCCGGATTCTTTCGCGAGCAGGGCGCCAAAGCGCTGGTGCTGGCCTGCAATACCGCAACAGCGGCAGCGGGCGCCCAATTGCGTGAGCAGTATCCCGGCTGGCCGATTGTCGGCATGGAGCCAGCGGTCAAACCCGCTGCGGCCGCGACTCGCAGTGGTGTGGTCGGCGTACTGGCGACCACCGGGACCCTGCAGAGCGCCAAGTTTGCTGCGTTGCTTGATCGTTTTGCCGGTAACGTGCGTGTCGTGACCCAACCCTGCCCTGGGTTGGTGGAGTTGATCGAAACCGGCGACCTGTTCAGCCCGACGATTCGCGCCTTGCTGCACAGCTATGTCGAGCCCCTGCTTGACGCGGGTTGCGACACGATCATCCTGGGTTGCACTCACTATCCCTTCCTCAAACCCCTGCTGCGGGAAATGATCCCTGAGTCGATCAGCTTGATCGACACCGGTCACGCCGTCGCGCGGCAACTGCAGCGTTTGCTCGGCCAGCAAGAGCTGCTCGCTGAGGGGCCGGCACGTGAAACGATGTTCTGGACCAGCGCTGATCCCACTTTTTTCGGAAACATCCTACCTGCACTATGGAAAAAATCTGACAGTGTGCGAAGCTTCGGTTTGTAA
- the prmC gene encoding modification methylase HemK, with translation MTIIASLLRSAELPDSPTARLDVELLLAAALGKPRSFLHTWPERIVSSEAALKFASYLQRRQTGEPVAYILGQQGFWKLDLEVAPHTLIPRPETEMLVEAALELVPAFAQSQVLDLGTGTGAIALALASERPAWQVTAVDRVLEAVALAERNRQRLQLDNAKVLSSHWFGSLEGKRFDLIISNPPYIADEDPHLVTGDVRFEPNSALVAGADGLDDLRLIIDQAPAHLNPEGWLLLEHGYDQGAAVRDLLSSHGFEKIQTRRDLGDHERITFGRLPC, from the coding sequence ATGACAATCATCGCCAGCTTGTTAAGAAGCGCCGAACTGCCCGATTCTCCGACCGCACGCCTGGACGTGGAGCTGCTGCTGGCAGCCGCGCTGGGTAAGCCACGCAGTTTCCTGCACACCTGGCCGGAGCGGATCGTCAGCAGCGAAGCCGCGCTGAAATTCGCGTCCTACCTGCAACGTCGCCAGACCGGTGAGCCCGTTGCCTACATTCTCGGCCAGCAGGGTTTCTGGAAGCTGGACCTGGAAGTGGCGCCGCACACGTTGATCCCGCGTCCTGAAACCGAAATGCTCGTCGAAGCCGCTCTGGAGCTGGTGCCTGCATTCGCGCAGAGCCAGGTGCTCGACCTGGGTACCGGCACAGGCGCCATCGCGTTGGCCCTGGCCAGCGAGCGACCGGCCTGGCAAGTAACAGCCGTAGACCGGGTGCTCGAAGCCGTCGCCCTGGCCGAACGCAACCGCCAGCGCCTGCAGCTCGATAATGCCAAGGTGCTCAGCAGCCATTGGTTCGGCTCGCTTGAAGGCAAGCGCTTCGATTTGATCATCAGCAACCCGCCGTACATCGCCGACGAGGACCCGCATCTGGTCACTGGCGACGTGCGCTTCGAGCCCAACAGTGCGCTGGTGGCCGGTGCGGATGGTCTGGACGATTTGCGTCTGATCATCGATCAAGCCCCCGCGCACCTGAATCCTGAAGGCTGGTTGCTGCTGGAGCATGGCTACGACCAAGGCGCCGCAGTGCGGGATCTGCTCAGCAGCCATGGTTTTGAGAAAATCCAGACCCGCCGCGACCTGGGCGACCATGAGCGCATCACCTTCGGGCGTCTGCCGTGCTGA
- the cfa_1 gene encoding cyclopropane-fatty-acyl-phospholipid synthase, with protein MKSSSSSFSANLGTNSLTASILRRGVLRQLKQLRKGQLVISEGAERHVFGTAGALLQGEIQIVDSATWGMVASNGSIGAGEAFIHGYWTSPDLTAVIRVFVSNLDVLDGMEGGMARLGRPLIQGLHWLNRNTRQGSQKNIAAHYDLGNDLFEQFLDPTMMYSAAQFLSPDDTLEQAQLNKLERICQKLALKPEDHLLEIGTGWGSMAIYAAQHYGCKVTTTTLSKEQFAYTEQRIAQLGLQDQVTLLLKDYRDLTGQFDKLVSIEMIEAVGHRFLPTYFKQCAHLLKDDGLMLLQAITIRDQRYEQAKRSVDFIQRHIFPGGALPSLQKMLEIVTRDTDMNLLHMEDFGPHYARTLRIWHDNFRHAHGALTELGYDDYFLRLWEFYLCYCEGGFLERTIGTAQLLLAKPLAQPLPLLGRLNA; from the coding sequence ATGAAAAGCAGTAGCAGCAGTTTTTCTGCCAATCTGGGCACCAATAGCCTGACCGCCAGCATTCTGCGTCGGGGTGTTCTGCGCCAGCTTAAACAGCTGCGCAAAGGCCAATTGGTGATCAGCGAAGGCGCCGAGCGGCATGTGTTTGGCACCGCCGGTGCGTTGCTGCAGGGTGAAATCCAGATTGTGGATTCGGCGACCTGGGGCATGGTCGCCAGCAATGGCTCGATCGGCGCAGGTGAAGCCTTCATTCATGGCTACTGGACTTCACCTGACCTGACTGCGGTGATCCGGGTGTTTGTCAGCAACCTCGACGTGCTCGACGGCATGGAAGGCGGCATGGCCAGGCTCGGGCGCCCGCTGATTCAGGGGCTGCACTGGCTCAATCGCAACACCCGGCAAGGCTCACAGAAAAACATCGCCGCCCATTACGACCTGGGCAATGATCTTTTCGAGCAGTTCCTCGACCCGACCATGATGTACTCCGCGGCACAGTTTCTGAGCCCCGACGACACGCTGGAGCAGGCGCAGCTGAACAAGCTGGAGCGCATCTGCCAGAAGCTGGCGCTCAAGCCTGAAGATCACCTGCTGGAAATCGGTACCGGCTGGGGCAGCATGGCGATCTATGCCGCGCAGCACTATGGCTGCAAAGTGACCACCACCACGCTATCCAAAGAACAATTCGCCTACACCGAGCAGCGTATTGCTCAGCTGGGCTTGCAGGATCAGGTCACGCTGCTGCTCAAGGATTACCGTGATCTGACCGGTCAGTTCGACAAGCTGGTGTCTATCGAAATGATCGAAGCGGTGGGCCATCGGTTCTTGCCGACCTACTTCAAGCAATGCGCCCACCTGCTCAAGGACGATGGCCTGATGCTGCTCCAGGCCATCACCATTCGCGATCAACGTTACGAACAGGCCAAGCGCAGCGTCGACTTTATCCAGCGCCACATCTTCCCCGGCGGCGCCCTGCCGTCGCTGCAGAAAATGCTCGAAATCGTCACCCGCGATACCGACATGAACCTGTTGCACATGGAAGACTTCGGCCCGCACTACGCGCGCACCCTGCGCATCTGGCACGACAACTTCCGCCATGCCCACGGTGCGCTCACCGAACTGGGTTATGACGACTACTTCCTGCGACTGTGGGAGTTTTACCTGTGTTACTGCGAGGGCGGGTTTCTGGAGCGCACCATTGGCACCGCGCAATTGCTGCTGGCCAAGCCTTTGGCGCAGCCACTGCCGCTGCTGGGCCGCCTGAATGCTTAA
- a CDS encoding lipid A 3-O-deacylase, PagL, whose product MKRLFCLAAIAAALLGQTSLSQAAGVEFSVGQTGQTTQTYRLGMKFDWDQSWLQSDVGRLTGYWDGAYTYWDGDKGSSNNSLSFSPVLVYEFSGATVKPYVELGVGVAVFSNTKYEEKDFGSAFNFEDRIGFGLRFNGGHEIGIRATHYSNAGIKQPNDGIESYALHYTMPL is encoded by the coding sequence ATGAAGCGTCTGTTTTGTTTGGCTGCGATTGCGGCCGCTTTACTGGGGCAAACCTCTCTTTCTCAAGCGGCGGGTGTCGAGTTTTCGGTCGGGCAGACCGGGCAGACCACCCAGACTTATCGCCTGGGTATGAAGTTTGATTGGGACCAAAGCTGGCTGCAAAGCGACGTTGGCCGCCTGACCGGCTATTGGGATGGCGCTTACACCTATTGGGATGGCGACAAAGGCTCGAGCAACAACAGCCTTTCGTTCTCGCCGGTATTGGTTTACGAATTCTCCGGAGCCACCGTCAAGCCGTACGTTGAGCTGGGCGTAGGCGTCGCAGTGTTCTCCAACACCAAGTACGAAGAAAAAGACTTTGGCTCGGCGTTCAACTTTGAAGACCGCATTGGCTTCGGCCTGCGCTTCAACGGCGGCCACGAAATCGGCATCCGTGCTACCCACTATTCAAACGCGGGTATCAAGCAGCCGAATGATGGTATAGAGAGTTACGCGCTGCACTACACCATGCCGTTGTAA
- a CDS encoding Protein of uncharacterised function (DUF1365), translated as MTLNSALYSGWIAHRRFAPRAHDFRYRIGLLYLDLDEQDAVLGLSPLAGKGRWAPFAFRETDYLRESTRQGVPLIEAVRARISEALGRRPLGKVCLLTQARSWGLAFNPVSFFYCYDADGSLAAILCEVTNTPWRERYHYVLPADGEGHQHFAVAKAFHVSPFLPRDLEYRMSFSPPDARLGVHMADWQGDFKIFDATLNLQRQELNRHNLHRYLMTFPWMTAKTCLAIYWQALRLLLKRTPISPHQAADGEYRAAATQPKDLRHEKQ; from the coding sequence TTGACCTTGAACAGCGCCCTGTACAGCGGCTGGATTGCCCATCGCCGCTTCGCGCCCCGCGCCCATGACTTCCGCTACCGGATCGGTCTGTTGTACCTGGATCTGGATGAGCAGGACGCAGTGCTGGGGCTGTCGCCGCTGGCGGGCAAGGGACGCTGGGCGCCGTTTGCCTTTCGCGAGACCGACTACCTGCGTGAGTCCACGCGCCAGGGCGTGCCCTTGATCGAGGCCGTGCGTGCACGCATCAGCGAGGCGCTCGGGCGCAGACCGCTGGGCAAAGTCTGCCTGCTGACTCAGGCGCGCAGTTGGGGCTTGGCGTTCAACCCGGTAAGTTTTTTCTACTGTTACGACGCCGATGGCTCACTGGCGGCGATTCTCTGCGAAGTCACCAACACCCCGTGGCGCGAGCGCTACCACTACGTACTGCCCGCCGACGGCGAAGGTCATCAGCACTTTGCAGTGGCCAAGGCATTCCACGTTTCGCCGTTCCTGCCCCGTGACCTGGAATACCGCATGAGCTTCAGCCCACCGGATGCTCGCCTGGGCGTGCACATGGCGGACTGGCAAGGCGACTTCAAGATTTTCGACGCGACGTTGAACCTGCAACGCCAGGAACTGAATCGCCACAACCTGCACCGCTATTTAATGACCTTTCCCTGGATGACCGCCAAGACCTGTCTGGCGATCTACTGGCAAGCCCTGCGCCTGCTGCTCAAGCGCACCCCTATCTCCCCCCATCAGGCTGCCGACGGCGAATACCGCGCTGCTGCCACGCAACCTAAGGATCTGCGCCATGAAAAGCAGTAG
- the moeB_2 gene encoding molybdopterin biosynthesis protein MoeB, producing the protein MLSDQELLRYSRQILLQHVDIDGQFKLKQSRVLIVGLGGLGSPVALYLAAAGVGELHLADFDTVDLTNLQRQILHDSHSVGQTKVDSAMARLAAINPEIALVAHPSALDADSLSAAVQAVDLVLDCSDNFATRGAVNAACVAARVPLVSGAAIRLEGQLSVFDPRRADSPCYHCLYGHGSEAELTCSEAGVLGPLVGLVGSLQALEALKLLAGFGEPLVGRLLLIDALTTRFRELKVKRDPGCSVCGEHEQSQ; encoded by the coding sequence GTGCTGAGTGATCAGGAACTGTTGCGTTACAGCCGACAGATTCTGTTGCAGCATGTCGACATCGACGGCCAGTTCAAGCTCAAGCAGAGCAGGGTTTTGATCGTCGGCCTCGGTGGCCTGGGTTCGCCCGTGGCGCTGTATCTGGCCGCTGCCGGGGTGGGTGAGCTGCATCTGGCGGACTTCGACACCGTCGATCTGACTAACCTGCAGCGGCAAATCCTCCACGACAGCCACAGTGTCGGGCAGACCAAGGTTGACTCGGCCATGGCCCGGCTGGCGGCGATCAATCCCGAGATCGCGCTGGTCGCTCATCCCTCTGCACTGGATGCCGATTCTTTATCGGCGGCGGTGCAGGCTGTCGATCTGGTGCTGGACTGCTCCGACAATTTCGCCACGCGCGGTGCGGTCAATGCCGCCTGCGTTGCCGCACGCGTCCCTTTGGTCAGCGGCGCCGCCATTCGCCTTGAAGGGCAATTGTCGGTATTCGACCCTCGCCGTGCCGACAGTCCTTGTTACCACTGCTTATACGGCCACGGCAGCGAAGCTGAATTGACCTGCAGCGAAGCTGGTGTGCTCGGCCCGCTGGTGGGGCTGGTCGGTAGCCTGCAAGCCCTGGAAGCCCTGAAACTGCTGGCCGGTTTTGGCGAGCCGCTGGTGGGGCGTTTGTTGTTGATCGACGCCTTGACCACGCGTTTTCGCGAGCTCAAGGTCAAGCGTGATCCGGGTTGCAGCGTGTGCGGTGAGCATGAACAAAGCCAGTGA
- a CDS encoding amine oxidase, flavin-containing — MKIAIVGSGIAGLTSAYLLNRKHDISVFEAADWIGGHTHTVDVQVAGRDYAIDTGFIVFNDWTYPNFIKLLGQIGVGFKPTEMSFSVCDPKTRTEYNGNNLNSLFAQRSNLLSPTFWGMLRDILRFNREALADLEHQRIDPHTTLGDYLQSHGYGQRFIEHYIVPMGAAIWSMSLADMLAFPLQFFVRFFKNHGLLSVSNRPQWCVIKGGSSRYIEPLTTSFRERIRLACPVHRVERDEHGVTVHSAAGSERFDKVIFACHSDQALKLLAEPSAAEQDILGALPYAENDVVLHTDARLLPKRKLAWASWNYRLGGGTQQMAAVTYDMNILQGIDSDTTFCVSLNQTDAIDPNKILARYRYAHPQYSLAGVAAQARWEELNGAHHTWFCGAYWANGFHEDGVVSGLRVAHAFGESL; from the coding sequence ATGAAAATCGCCATTGTCGGCAGCGGGATTGCCGGGTTGACCAGCGCCTATCTGCTCAATCGCAAGCATGACATCAGCGTCTTCGAAGCCGCCGACTGGATCGGCGGGCACACCCATACCGTCGACGTTCAAGTGGCCGGGCGAGATTACGCCATCGATACCGGGTTCATTGTGTTCAATGACTGGACCTACCCGAACTTCATCAAGCTGCTGGGCCAGATTGGCGTAGGGTTCAAGCCCACCGAAATGAGCTTCTCGGTGTGCGACCCCAAGACCCGAACCGAATACAACGGCAACAACCTCAACAGCCTGTTCGCCCAGCGCAGCAACCTGCTATCGCCGACGTTCTGGGGCATGCTGCGCGACATTCTTCGCTTCAACCGCGAGGCCCTGGCTGACCTCGAACACCAGCGCATCGACCCACACACCACCCTGGGCGATTACCTGCAAAGCCACGGTTATGGGCAGCGGTTCATCGAGCATTACATCGTGCCGATGGGCGCGGCGATCTGGTCGATGTCGCTGGCCGACATGCTGGCCTTCCCGCTGCAGTTCTTTGTGCGTTTCTTCAAGAACCACGGCTTGCTATCGGTCAGTAACCGGCCGCAGTGGTGCGTGATCAAGGGCGGTTCCAGTCGCTACATCGAACCGTTGACTACATCATTCCGCGAACGCATCCGTCTGGCGTGCCCGGTGCACAGGGTCGAGCGCGATGAACACGGCGTGACGGTGCACAGCGCGGCGGGCAGTGAACGCTTCGACAAAGTCATCTTCGCCTGCCACAGCGATCAGGCCCTGAAGTTGCTGGCCGAGCCAAGCGCCGCCGAGCAGGACATTCTGGGCGCCCTGCCCTACGCCGAAAACGATGTAGTGCTGCACACCGACGCCCGCCTGCTGCCCAAGCGCAAGCTGGCGTGGGCGAGCTGGAACTACCGCCTCGGCGGCGGCACACAGCAAATGGCCGCCGTGACTTACGACATGAACATCCTGCAGGGCATCGACAGCGACACGACGTTTTGCGTCAGCCTCAACCAGACTGACGCCATCGATCCGAACAAGATTCTGGCCCGTTACCGTTACGCCCATCCGCAATACAGCCTGGCGGGCGTGGCGGCACAAGCGCGCTGGGAAGAGCTCAACGGCGCTCATCACACCTGGTTCTGTGGCGCTTACTGGGCCAACGGTTTCCATGAAGATGGCGTGGTCAGCGGGCTGCGGGTGGCCCACGCCTTCGGGGAGAGCCTTTGA
- a CDS encoding Short-chain dehydrogenase/reductase SDR, protein MNSTDVKRIWLTGASSGIGLALAEELLKAGHKLALTARSLPPLEALDQRFPGQVLLAPGDVTDNAQVTGIGERINLVWGALDCAILNAGTCEYVDSKHFDAALIERVVRTNLLASSYCIQEALLLLRNGHQPHLVGVCSAVTYLPLTRSEAYGASKAGLRYLLQSLRIDLAHENIDVTIVSPGFVDTPLTAKNDFPMPMRWPVAKAASFIAERLQRKRRPMEIAFPGPFILTLRLLALLPTRLQLALGKRMARSQNKDAQ, encoded by the coding sequence ATGAACAGCACAGACGTCAAACGGATCTGGTTGACCGGAGCCAGCAGCGGGATCGGGCTGGCGCTGGCCGAAGAACTGCTCAAGGCCGGTCACAAACTCGCTCTAACCGCCCGCAGCCTGCCGCCGCTCGAAGCGCTGGATCAGCGCTTTCCGGGGCAAGTATTGCTGGCGCCGGGCGATGTTACCGACAACGCCCAGGTCACCGGCATTGGCGAACGCATCAATCTGGTCTGGGGTGCGCTCGATTGCGCGATCCTCAACGCGGGCACTTGTGAATACGTGGACAGCAAACACTTTGACGCGGCGCTGATAGAGCGCGTGGTGCGCACCAACCTACTGGCCAGCTCGTACTGCATTCAGGAAGCCCTGCTGTTGCTGCGCAATGGGCATCAACCTCATCTGGTCGGGGTGTGCAGCGCGGTCACTTATCTGCCGCTGACCCGCAGCGAAGCCTACGGCGCGTCCAAAGCCGGGCTGCGCTATCTGTTGCAGTCACTGCGCATCGACCTCGCCCACGAGAACATCGACGTCACCATCGTCAGCCCGGGCTTTGTCGACACCCCGCTGACGGCCAAAAACGATTTCCCCATGCCCATGCGCTGGCCGGTCGCCAAGGCCGCCAGTTTTATTGCCGAGCGTTTGCAGCGTAAACGTCGGCCGATGGAGATCGCCTTCCCCGGCCCGTTCATCCTGACTTTGCGTCTGTTGGCGCTGCTGCCGACCCGCCTGCAACTGGCGCTGGGCAAACGCATGGCCCGCTCGCAGAACAAGGACGCTCAATGA
- a CDS encoding membrane protein, translating into MLKQIANAVLFQVGWFACVMGGNSPWLLLAIGVLVVHLLWISSWAAEGKLLLWITSVGILLDSALMHLGVFAFGNDSLLIPLWLIVLWPVLATTLNHCLAWTAKPWSRASLLGAVGGPMSYYAGSKLAGVQLPMGMWPSLLLLAAIWTGVFPLLQWLAGRSIAGQAIHTRDTH; encoded by the coding sequence ATGCTTAAACAAATCGCCAATGCCGTGCTGTTCCAGGTGGGCTGGTTTGCCTGCGTGATGGGCGGCAACAGTCCCTGGCTACTGCTGGCCATCGGCGTTCTGGTGGTGCACCTGCTGTGGATAAGTTCATGGGCAGCGGAAGGCAAATTACTGCTGTGGATAACCAGCGTGGGCATCCTTCTCGACAGCGCGCTGATGCATCTCGGTGTCTTTGCGTTCGGTAACGACAGTTTACTGATCCCGCTGTGGCTGATCGTGCTCTGGCCGGTGCTGGCGACAACCCTCAACCATTGCCTGGCCTGGACAGCGAAGCCCTGGTCGCGGGCCAGTTTGCTGGGCGCGGTGGGTGGGCCGATGTCGTATTACGCAGGCTCGAAGTTGGCAGGCGTGCAATTGCCCATGGGCATGTGGCCCAGCCTGCTATTGCTGGCAGCGATCTGGACGGGGGTGTTTCCCTTGTTGCAATGGCTGGCGGGCCGATCAATCGCTGGTCAGGCAATCCACACCCGGGACACGCACTGA
- a CDS encoding fe-s-cluster oxidoreductase, translated as MTPTLIPLNTLPTETAITCSTCAACCCQLEVMLITDTGVPERFIDHDDWGGEVMLRLDDGWCAALDRNTMMCTIYEKRPLICREFETGSEECMNERMGIETAYL; from the coding sequence ATGACGCCGACCCTGATCCCGCTCAATACCCTCCCCACAGAAACAGCCATCACGTGCTCAACCTGTGCGGCCTGCTGCTGCCAACTGGAAGTGATGCTGATCACCGACACCGGCGTGCCCGAACGCTTCATTGATCACGACGACTGGGGTGGTGAAGTCATGCTGCGCCTGGACGACGGCTGGTGCGCGGCGCTGGATCGCAACACCATGATGTGCACCATCTACGAAAAGCGGCCACTCATCTGCCGCGAATTCGAGACCGGCTCAGAAGAGTGCATGAATGAGCGGATGGGAATTGAGACTGCGTATCTCTGA